A single genomic interval of Helianthus annuus cultivar XRQ/B chromosome 13, HanXRQr2.0-SUNRISE, whole genome shotgun sequence harbors:
- the LOC110900014 gene encoding PHD finger protein At1g33420 — protein MVVNGRGLKRMKRRVTADLNDFLTFPAGEVTAAEPFRTGVRTFLLRHALLPPPSSLIPHLLTWQMLFRVGEGSGGDDACVCVDVVEEDVVRARSVYCDQCRVVGWSGNPVCGKRYHFIIKADGASIGGYNKPCAGCGAFVHLSDSRCKSCNHVLTTEDVEEWMYNQLDDTSHLLHAVVHMNGYGHILRVNGREGGSHVLSGRHIMDFWDRLCKALGVRQVSVMDVSKKYGCELRLLHSVIKGHPWYGDWGYAFGGGSYAITHEAYKDAIKTLANMPLSALSSQARKPRTHLHNLIAFYQSLSDQELVTYKDLFHCVAKLLHESNKNCAMVDYHPTKKVKFGDSRALCVWNMSDIVRVEEAMFKVLKAVSGSSWVSWRSLRGAVFRVGPPELLEYCLKELKGKQADNGTVVNARYNPDSGGLEYRLEPNSSTTVNCSIASSLSEDNLIRDLKYLYEALLHPQFTVNHVPSTKKDVVVYSAMKILDCKQFVKNYHPENSFIKANPDSLILSCKPELTEENDISPPPELIILPPNATLGDVKNEASKAFQEVYLILRRFQAEEVVGYRGVDESTQIKLLIGSKNESVVNVVGKCLGKSGLSRFRMERGVETWTLDCSCGAKDDDGERMLACDVCGVWQHTRCAGIPDSCVVTLNFVCCKCDGEGGGGVGVVEAEGGGIVGDGGGGRCGLMSIGG, from the exons ATGGTAGTCAACGGCCGTGGATTGAAACGGATGAAACGGCGAGTAACGGCCGATCTTAATGACTTTTTAACGTTTCCGGCCGGCGAAGTGACGGCGGCCGAACCGTTTCGGACCGGCGTGAGAACGTTTTTGCTCCGGCACGCGCTGCTCCCGCCGCCGTCGTCGCTGATTCCGCATCTGCTGACGTGGCAGATGTTGTTTAGGGTTGGTGAAGGGAGTGGTGGTGATGatgcgtgtgtgtgtgttgatgtggTGGAGGAAGATGTGGTTAGAGCTAGATCGGTTTATTGTGATCAGTGCCGAGTTGTTG GCTGGAGCGGGAACCCAGTATGTGGGAAGAGGTACCATTTCATAATAAAGGCTGATGGGGCTTCTATTGGGGGCTACAACAAGCCATGTGCTGGTTGTGGCGCTTTCGTCCATTTGTCTGACTCAAG GTGCAAGTCATGTAACCATGTGTTGACTACTGAAGATGTTGAGGAGTGGATGTATAACCAGTTGGATGATACCAGTCATCTTTTACATGCTGTAGTCCATATGAACGGTTATGGTCACATTCTCAGAGTTAACGGCAGAGAAGGCGGGTCCCACGTCCTCTCAGGCCGTCATATCATGGACTTCTGGGATCGCCTTTGCAAAGCTCTTGGAGTCAG ACAAGTCAGTGTTATGGATGTATCAAAAAAATACGGGTGTGAGCTTCGGTTACTTCACTCGGTAATCAAGGGTCATCCATGGTATGGTGATTGGGGTTACGCGTTTGGTGGCGGAAGTTATGCTATTACTCATGAAGCCTACAAAGATGCAATTAAAACCCTAGCAAACATGCCTTTATCTGCCTTATCTTCACAAGCGCGTAAACCAAGAACGCATTTACACAACTTGATTGCTTTTTACCAGTCACTGTCAGATCAAGAGCTCGTAACTTATAAAGATCTGTTCCATTGCGTAGCTAAATTATTGCATGAGTCCAATAAAAACTGCGCAATGGTGGATTATCATCCCACTAAAAAGGTTAAGTTTGGTGATTCAAGAGCGTTGTGTGTCTGGAATATGAGTGATATAGTTCGTGTTGAGGAAGCGATGTTCAAGGTGTTGAAAGCGGTAAGCGGGTCTTCGTGGGTGAGCTGGCGGTCCTTACGTGGGGCCGTTTTCAGGGTGGGCCCTCCTGAGCTTTTGGAGTATTGTCTTAAGGAACTTAAAGGGAAACAAGCAGATAATGGTACGGTGGTTAATGCTAGATATAATCCAGATTCTGGTGGTCTTGAATACAG GCTTGAACCCAATAGCAGCACCACCGTCAACTGCTCAATTGCAAGTAGCCTATCTGAAGATAATTTAATCCGAGATTTAAAATACTTATATGAAGCGTTACTACATCCTCAGTTTACGGTAAATCATGTTCCTTCCACAAAAAAGGACGTCGTCGTATATTCAGCTATGAAAATTCTCGATTGCAAGCAGTTTGTGAAAAACTATCACCCCGAAAACTCATTTATAAAAGCCAACCCGGATTCACTAATATTGTCGTGCAAACCCGAACTCACTGAAGAAAACGATATAAGCCCGCCTCCTGAACTCATAATCCTTCCCCCTAATGCCACTCTCGGTGACGTTAAGAATGAGGCGTCGAAAGCTTTTCAAGAAGTTTATTTGATTCTGAGACGGTTTCAAGCGGAAGAAGTTGTTGGATATAGAGGTGTAGATGAATCCACCCAAATCAAGCTTCTGATCGGGTCAAAGAATGAGTCGGTGGTCAACGTTGTTGGCAAGTGTTTAGGGAAGAGTGGGTTAAGTCGGTTTAGGATGGAACGAGGTGTGGAAACGTGGACTTTGGATTGTAGTTGTGGGGCTAAGGATGATGACGGTGAGCGGATGTTGGCGTGTGATGTGTGTGGTGTTTGGCAACACACTCGATGTGCCGGTATTCCCGACTCTTGTGTAGTGACTTTGAACTTTGTTTGTTGCAAATGTGACGGTGAAGGTGGCGGTGGTGTTGGGGTGGTGGAGGCTGAAGGTGGTGGAATAGTTGGGGATGGTGGGGGAGGCCGCTGCGGCTTGATGTCTATCGGTGGCTGA